In Dehalococcoidia bacterium, a single window of DNA contains:
- a CDS encoding ABC transporter permease — translation MASEAVLRREALEQVGELRARGSWFRGLWNFVRRKPLGAFGMFVIAIMVSAAILTYLGLADDITGYRYDHQVLSENKQGPSAKHIFGTDQNGRDLFSRIFYGSRVSITIGFGAVAISQTLAAAMGIVSGYYGGKFDFLFQRIVDIWQALPGLLALIFLASVFGTGDQTQRTIVLIIAIGVLGAPAASRLVRGTVISVRQNQYVEAAVMLGASDFRILTRHILPNIVHIILISATVGIGGAILVESALAFLGFGLPPPYPTWGQMLDKSREYVTYPWLAIWPGLALTLTVFAFNIVGDALRDVWDPRLRGSR, via the coding sequence ATGGCTAGCGAGGCGGTCCTACGACGGGAGGCACTCGAGCAGGTCGGCGAGCTGCGGGCGCGGGGAAGCTGGTTCCGCGGCCTGTGGAACTTCGTCAGGCGGAAGCCGCTGGGCGCTTTCGGGATGTTCGTCATTGCCATCATGGTCTCGGCGGCGATCCTGACCTACCTGGGCCTGGCGGACGACATCACGGGTTATCGGTACGACCACCAGGTGCTGAGCGAAAACAAGCAGGGCCCGTCCGCGAAGCACATCTTCGGCACGGACCAGAACGGCCGGGACCTTTTCTCTCGCATCTTTTACGGCTCCCGTGTGTCGATCACAATCGGCTTCGGGGCGGTGGCGATCTCGCAGACCCTGGCAGCCGCGATGGGAATCGTGAGCGGCTACTACGGCGGTAAGTTCGACTTTCTCTTCCAGCGCATAGTCGACATCTGGCAGGCGTTGCCGGGGTTGCTGGCCTTGATCTTCCTCGCTTCGGTGTTCGGGACCGGTGACCAGACGCAGCGGACGATCGTGCTAATCATCGCGATCGGCGTGCTCGGCGCGCCGGCAGCGTCCCGCTTGGTGCGGGGCACCGTGATCTCGGTGCGGCAGAACCAGTACGTTGAGGCGGCGGTGATGCTGGGGGCCTCCGACTTCCGCATCCTCACCCGCCATATCCTGCCCAACATTGTGCACATCATCCTGATCAGCGCGACCGTCGGCATTGGTGGCGCGATCCTGGTGGAGTCGGCGCTGGCGTTCCTGGGCTTCGGCCTGCCGCCGCCATACCCGACCTGGGGGCAGATGCTCGACAAGTCGCGCGAATACGTGACCTACCCGTGGCTGGCGATCTGGCCCGGCTTGGCGCTGACACTGACGGTGTTCGCTTTCAACATCGTCGGCGATGCGCTGCGGGACGTCTGGGACCCGAGGCTGCGAGGCAGCCGCTAA